From Xiphophorus couchianus chromosome 23, X_couchianus-1.0, whole genome shotgun sequence, one genomic window encodes:
- the nme5 gene encoding nucleoside diphosphate kinase homolog 5: MDEISQRLYVERTLAIIKPDVVHKSEEIEKIILKAGFLILQKRRLLLSPEQCSEFYAHQYGKLFFPSLTAFMSSGPIVVMTLARHNGITHWRSMIGPDSFSVAKESHPESLRAKYGTSDLKNALHGSDTFLTAVREIRFMFPNTVIEPFHSKEQTEEYLSTNVIPVLLHGLTELCKEKPLHPCIWLADWLLNNDPSLPQINDGDILEDKK; the protein is encoded by the exons ATGGACGAGATTTCACAACGTCTTTATGTTGAAAGAACCCTGGCAATCATCAAACCTGATGTAGTTCATAAATCCGAGGAGATCGAGAAAATCATCCTGAAGGCAGGTTTTTTGATCCTTCAG AAGCGCAGGCTGCTGCTGAGTCCTGAGCAATGCAGTGAGTTTTACGCACACCAGTACGGAAAGCTCTTCTTTCCCAGCCTGACGGCCTTCATGAGCTCTGGCCCCATTGTTGTCATGACGCTGGCTCGGCATAACGGCATCACTCACTGGAGGTCCATGATAGGCCCTGACAGCTTCTCCGTAGCCAAAGAATCACATCCAGAGAG CCTTCGAGCAAAATACGGAACTTCTGACCTAAAGAACGCTCTTCATGGCAGCGACACGTTCTTAACAGCAGTGAGGGAGATTAGATTTATGTTTCCCAACA CTGTAATTGAACCCTTTCATTCTAAAGAACAAACTGAAGAGTACTTGAGCACGAATGTAATCCCCGTTCTCTTACATGGACTTACTGAGCTCTGTAAAGAAAAGCCTCTCCACCCCTGC ATTTGGCTTGCTGACTGGCTACTGAATAATGATCCAAGCCTACCTCAAATAAATGATGGAGACATTCTGGAAGATAAAAAGTGA
- the LOC114138654 gene encoding heterogeneous nuclear ribonucleoprotein A/B-like, with protein sequence MSEAEQQYMETSENGHEAEDDFNGGGNDGSAENDCGQGAETDPDGNSQDGGQIDASKGEEDAGKMFVGGLSWDTSKKDLKDYFSKFGEVTDCTIKMDQQTGRSRGFGFILFKDSASVDKVLEQKEHRLDGRQIDPKRAMAMKKEPVKKIFVGGLNPDTAKEVIEEYFGTFGEIETIELPQDPKTEKRRGFVFITYKEEPSVKKVMEKKYHTVGGSKCEIKIAQPKEVYMQQQYGARGYGGRGRGRGGQGQNWNQGYNNYWNQGYNQGYGYGQQGYGYGGYGNYDYSAGYYGYGGGYDYNQGNTSYGKTPRRGGHQSSYKPY encoded by the exons ATGTCTGAGGCGGAGCAGCAGTACATGGAGACGTCGGAAAACGGCCACGAAGCGGAGGACGATTTTAACGGAGGAGGAAACGACGGCAGCGCCGAAAATGACTGCGGACAAGGTGCGGAGACCGATCCGGACGGGAACTCGCAGGACGGCGGCCAGATCGACGCCAGCAAGGGCGAAGAAGATGCTGG caaaatgtttgtTGGCGGGCTAAGCTGGGACACAAGCAAAAAGGATCTGAAGGATTACTTCTCAAAGTTTGGAGAGGTGACAGACTGCACTATTAAGATGGACCAGCAGACGGGCCGGTCAAGGGGATTTGGCTTCATTCTCTTTAAGGACTCAGCGAGTGTAGACAAG GTTCTTGAGCAGAAGGAGCACAGGTTAGATGGCAGACAGATTGACCCCAAGAGAGCCATGGCCATGAAGAAGGAGCCAGTAAAGAAAATCTTTGTTGGAGGCCTTAACCCGGATACCGCCAAGGAAGTCATCGAAGAATACTTCGGGACCTTTGGAGAG attGAGACCATTGAACTCCCACAAGATCCAAAGACTGAGAAGAGGAGaggatttgtatttattacGTATAAAGAGGAGCCTTCTGTCAAGAAGGTTATGGAGAAGAAGTACCATACCGTCGGTGGAAGCAAG tgtgaaataaaaattgCCCAGCCCAAAGAGGTCTACATGCAGCAGCAGTACGGTGCCCGGGGATACGGAGGCCGTGGCAGGGGACGTGGAG GCCAGGGCCAGAACTGGAATCAAGGATACAACAACTACTGGAACCAGGGATACAACCAGGGCTATGGTTATGGACAGCAGGGCTATGGATACGGTGGCTATGGCAACTATGACTACTCTGCTGGTTATTACGGCTATGGGGGTGGCTACGATTACA ACCAGGGCAATACAAGCTATGGGAAAACTCCAAGACGTGGAGGCCACCAGAGTAGCTACAAGCCATACTGA
- the rack1 gene encoding small ribosomal subunit protein RACK1, which translates to MTEQMTVRGTLKGHSGWVTQIATTPQYPDMILSASRDKSIIMWKLTRDETNYGIPQRSLRGHSHFVSDVVISSDGQFALSGAWDGTLRLWDLTTGATTRQFVGHNKDVLSVAFSADNRQIVSGSRDKTIKLWNTLGVCKYTIQDEGHTEWVSCVRFSPNSSNPIIVSCGWDKMVKVWNLANCKLKTNHIGHTGYLNTVTVSPDGSLCASGGKDGQAMLWDLNEGKHLYTLDSGDIINALCFSPNRYWLCAATGPSIKIWDLEGKIIVDELRQEVISTNSKAEPPQCTSLAWSADGQTLFAGYTDNLIRVWQVTIGTR; encoded by the exons ATGACCGAGCAGATGACAGTGAGGGGGACCCTGAAGGGCCACAGTGGATGGGTCACCCAGATCGCCACTACGCCCCAGTACCCCGACATGATTCTGTCGGCGTCCCGAG ACAAGTCTATCATCATGTGGAAACTGACCCGTGATGAGACCAACTATGGCATCCCCCAGCGCTCCCTGAGGGGTCACTCTCACTTCGTGAGTGATGTTGTCATCTCCTCAGATGGCCAGTTTGCTCTCTCAGGAGCCTGGGACGGGACCCTGCGCCTGTGGGACCTTACCAC TGGCGCCACCACCCGCCAGTTTGTTGGACACAACAAGGATGTTTTGAGCGTGGCGTTCTCTGCTGATAACCGCCAGATTGTGTCTGGCTCTCGGGACAAGACCATCAAGCTGTGGAACACGCTTGGAGTCTGCAAGTACACCATTCAG gatGAAGGCCACACTGAGTGGGTGTCTTGTGTTCGCTTCTCCCCCAATAGCAGCAACCCCATTATCGTCTCCTGCGGCTGGGACAAGATGGTCAAG GTGTGGAACCTGGCCAACTGCAAGCTGAAGACCAACCACATCGGCCACACCGGCTACCTGAACACAGTGACCGTCTCTCCCGATGGCTCCCTGTGTGCATCTGGTGGAAAG GACGGTCAGGCCATGCTGTGGGACCTGAATGAGGGCAAACACCTCTACACTCTGGATAGCGGTGACATCATCAACGCCCTGTGCTTCAGCCCCAACCGTTACTGGCTCTGTGCCGCCACTGGCCCCAGCATTAAGATCTGG GATCTGGAAGGCAAGATCATTGTGGATGAGCtgagacaggaagtgatcaGCACAAACAGCAAGGCCGAACCCCCACAGTGTACTTCCTTGGCTTGGTCTGCTGATGGACAG ACCCTGTTTGCTGGTTACACTGACAACCTGATCAGAGTGTGGCAGGTCACTATTGGAACACGATAA